One Hydrogenispora ethanolica genomic region harbors:
- the pgmB gene encoding beta-phosphoglucomutase produces MLKDLTAVRAIYPDHEWEIVEEEFKPQYNLRNETIFALGNGYLGLRGNLEEGWSGPPGDTIEGTYINGFYESEPIPYGEIAYGYAERSQTMLNVTNGKLIRLFVGDEEFRMQNGAVSEYRRTLNLRTGILTRSLVWRSPRGKTVRLRIERLVALGQKHLAAIRYEVTPLDCDGTIRLVSLLDGDVGNLTATDDPRAGSSLTVRALQLQSKRTDGTYLELMQRTRNTGFSVMAAAEHCLTTESGYTLAAVDGRVATGVEFAIEARAGVPIRLEKYLAYATTRDLPEEGLSEFGRALLDRAKGGGFAALREQQRQLLEAFWSKADVTIVGEPGIQQGIRYNIFQLLQSAGRDGKTNIAAKGLSGEGYEGHYFWDSEMYVVPFFLYHHPGISRKLLEYRYRILDQARRRARQMAHSKGALFPWRTIDGEECSAYYPAGTAQYHINADIAYAIRQYMQATGDWEFLKEYGAEILFETARIWADLGEYIPQRGNRFCINCVTGPDEYSALVNNNCYTNLMARAHLEYACDTAAWLRQNAPAAYQSLAARIDLAEEEIDAWREAARRMLIPFDEASGLYLQDDSFMDRAPWDFANTPAENYPLLVHYHPLVIYRHQVCKQADLVMALFLLGELFTPEEKRRNFDFYERVTTHDSSLSPCIFSIVASDIGDVAKAYRYFMATARMDLDDLHGNTHQGIHVANMAGAWLCLVQGFAGMRTANGVLSFNPRLPEAWREYGFKIAFQGRLIQVRVDRRGAMLTLLEGEEMTVMLQGETVLLQKEIRGFIFDLDGVLTDSSEYHYRAWQRLADEEGLPFSRKENEQLRGIPRRESLLIVLKGRKCSEVQLAELMERKNRYYQELIQRITPRDLLPGVAELLAELRAAGLKLALGSSSKNAAEVLRRLGIDAMFDAISDGHSVSHAKPAPDLFLDAAAKLGLPAAACVVVEDAAAGIQAARSGGFLSVGLGPVTRVAGADAIFPDLKGIRLADILAALKAL; encoded by the coding sequence ATGTTGAAAGACCTGACCGCTGTACGGGCGATCTATCCGGACCATGAGTGGGAGATCGTCGAGGAAGAGTTTAAACCCCAATACAACCTGCGCAACGAGACCATCTTTGCCCTGGGCAACGGCTATCTGGGCCTGCGGGGCAATCTGGAGGAGGGCTGGTCCGGCCCGCCGGGCGACACCATCGAAGGAACGTATATCAACGGGTTTTATGAGAGCGAGCCGATCCCCTACGGGGAGATCGCCTACGGTTACGCCGAGCGGAGCCAGACCATGCTCAACGTGACCAACGGCAAGCTGATCCGGCTGTTCGTCGGCGACGAAGAGTTCCGGATGCAGAACGGCGCGGTCTCCGAATACCGCCGGACGCTGAACCTGCGGACCGGGATTCTGACCCGGAGCCTGGTCTGGCGCTCGCCCCGGGGCAAAACGGTCCGGCTCCGCATCGAGCGGCTGGTGGCCCTGGGCCAGAAGCATCTGGCCGCTATCCGCTATGAGGTGACCCCGCTCGACTGCGACGGGACTATCCGGCTGGTATCGCTGCTGGACGGGGATGTCGGCAACCTGACGGCCACCGACGATCCGCGCGCCGGCTCCAGTCTGACGGTCCGGGCGCTGCAGCTCCAGAGCAAGCGGACCGACGGCACCTATCTCGAGCTCATGCAACGCACCCGGAATACCGGCTTCAGTGTGATGGCCGCGGCGGAGCACTGCCTGACCACGGAGAGCGGCTATACCCTCGCCGCGGTGGACGGCCGGGTGGCGACGGGCGTGGAGTTTGCCATTGAGGCCCGGGCGGGAGTCCCGATCCGGCTGGAGAAGTATCTGGCCTACGCCACCACCCGGGATCTGCCGGAGGAGGGACTCTCGGAGTTCGGGCGCGCTCTCCTCGACCGGGCTAAGGGCGGCGGGTTCGCGGCCCTCCGGGAGCAACAGCGGCAGTTGCTGGAAGCTTTCTGGAGCAAGGCCGATGTGACCATCGTGGGAGAGCCCGGGATTCAGCAGGGCATCCGGTACAATATCTTTCAGCTCTTGCAGTCGGCGGGACGGGACGGCAAGACCAACATCGCGGCCAAGGGGCTGAGCGGGGAAGGGTACGAAGGGCATTACTTCTGGGACAGCGAAATGTACGTGGTGCCGTTCTTCCTCTACCATCATCCCGGGATCAGCCGGAAACTGCTGGAATACCGCTACCGCATCCTGGATCAGGCGCGGCGGCGCGCCCGGCAAATGGCCCATTCCAAAGGCGCCTTGTTTCCCTGGCGGACCATTGACGGCGAGGAGTGCTCAGCCTATTACCCGGCGGGGACCGCCCAGTACCATATCAATGCCGACATCGCCTACGCCATCCGCCAATACATGCAGGCGACCGGGGACTGGGAGTTCCTGAAGGAATACGGGGCGGAAATCCTGTTTGAGACGGCCCGGATCTGGGCCGATCTGGGGGAATACATTCCGCAGCGGGGGAACCGCTTCTGCATCAATTGCGTGACCGGTCCGGATGAGTATTCGGCCCTGGTCAACAATAACTGCTATACCAATCTGATGGCCCGGGCGCATTTGGAATATGCCTGCGACACCGCGGCCTGGCTCCGCCAGAACGCCCCCGCGGCCTACCAGTCGCTGGCGGCCCGGATCGACTTGGCGGAGGAGGAGATTGACGCCTGGCGGGAGGCGGCGCGCCGGATGCTGATCCCGTTCGACGAGGCCAGCGGGTTATACCTCCAGGACGACTCCTTTATGGACCGGGCGCCGTGGGACTTTGCCAACACCCCGGCCGAGAACTACCCATTGCTGGTCCATTATCACCCGCTGGTCATCTACAGGCACCAGGTTTGCAAACAGGCCGATCTGGTGATGGCGCTGTTTTTGTTGGGAGAGCTTTTTACGCCGGAAGAGAAACGGCGCAATTTTGATTTTTACGAGCGGGTGACGACCCACGACTCCTCGTTGTCGCCATGCATCTTTAGCATCGTGGCCAGCGATATCGGGGATGTCGCCAAGGCTTACCGCTATTTCATGGCCACCGCCCGGATGGATCTGGACGATCTGCACGGCAATACCCATCAGGGAATCCATGTGGCCAATATGGCCGGGGCCTGGCTCTGCCTGGTCCAGGGCTTCGCCGGCATGCGCACGGCGAACGGCGTTTTGAGTTTCAATCCGCGCCTTCCGGAAGCGTGGCGGGAGTATGGTTTCAAGATCGCTTTTCAGGGCCGGCTGATTCAGGTGCGGGTCGACCGGCGGGGCGCGATGCTGACTTTGCTGGAAGGAGAGGAGATGACCGTGATGCTTCAGGGAGAGACGGTGCTGTTGCAGAAGGAGATCCGGGGCTTCATCTTTGACCTGGACGGGGTCTTGACCGATTCGTCGGAGTATCACTACCGCGCCTGGCAGCGGCTGGCCGACGAGGAGGGGTTGCCTTTCAGCCGGAAGGAGAACGAGCAATTACGGGGGATCCCGCGCCGGGAATCGCTGCTCATCGTGCTCAAGGGGCGGAAGTGCTCCGAGGTGCAGCTGGCCGAGCTGATGGAACGGAAGAACCGCTATTATCAGGAACTGATCCAGCGGATTACCCCGCGCGATCTGCTGCCCGGCGTGGCGGAACTGCTGGCGGAGTTGCGGGCCGCCGGCCTGAAGCTGGCGCTCGGCTCCAGCAGCAAAAATGCAGCCGAGGTCTTGCGCAGACTGGGGATTGACGCCATGTTTGACGCCATTTCCGACGGCCATAGCGTAAGCCATGCCAAACCCGCGCCGGATCTTTTCCTCGATGCAGCCGCCAAACTGGGACTCCCCGCCGCGGCCTGCGTGGTGGTGGAAGACGCGGCGGCCGGGATTCAGGCCGCCCGGAGCGGCGGTTTCCTTTCGGTCGGCTTGGGCCCCGTGACGCGGGTCGCCGGGGCCGATGCGATCTTCCCCGATCTGAAAGGAATCCGGCTGGCGGATATCCTGGCCGCTTTAAAAGCGTTGTGA